In Cicer arietinum cultivar CDC Frontier isolate Library 1 chromosome 7, Cicar.CDCFrontier_v2.0, whole genome shotgun sequence, a single window of DNA contains:
- the LOC101504427 gene encoding uncharacterized protein isoform X1, whose product MKPLPTFLTRSLSVCSLPTTLQQIASHQPKGVAKVVLKKGKTQLFKDGNPMVYSGAVDRIIGRPPPKTGDIVLVSDGTEKPIGWGLYNSVSMFCVRLMQLEDEATSDSACALNMEKLLETRIDAAVELRRRLGLPSVRTNAYRLINSEGDRLSGLIVDVFGDVAVVASSAAWVEKYKSEIEGCIKKINYINHINWRPSIDILKEDGVNVVDSKEMISSTCPERTKITENGIVYTISLKGQKTGFYADQRESRQFISSISDGQKVLDLCCYSGGFSLNAVCGGALNVTGVDSSLPALELAKENVVLNNIDPGRISFLREDATEFMKAAVLRDESWDIVIIDPPKLAPSKKVLHGASGMYRKLNSLAMQLTKRGGLLMTCSCSGAVTQSGIFPRILQGAASMAKRKITVLRDAGAACDHPIDPSYPEGAYLTNILLRVS is encoded by the exons ATGAAGCCGCTTCCAACATTCCTTACGCGATCCCTCTCGGTTTGTTCTTTGCCAACCACCCTTCAACAAATTGCTTCCCATCAACCCAAAG GTGTTGCAAAGGTTGTGCTAAAGAAGGGGAAGACACAACTCTTTAAGGATGGAAACCCAATGGTATACAGTGGAGCCGTCGATAGAATTATTGGGCGGCCGCCTCCTAAGACTGGAGATATTGTTCTTGTATCAGATGGGACAGAGAAACCAATAGGATGGGGCTTGTACAACTCTGTTTCTATGTTCTGTGTTCGCCTCATGCAGCTTGAAGATGAAGCTACCAG TGATTCGGCATGTGCGTTGAACATGGAGAAACTGCTTGAAACAAGAATTGATGCTGCTGTTGAATTACGTAGAAGGTTGGGTCTTCCTTCAGTCCGTACAAATGCATATCGTCTAATCAATAGTGAGGGTGACAG ATTATCAGGATTGATAGTTGATGTCTTTGGAGATGTAGCTGTAGTAGCATCATCTGCTGCTTGGGTTGAGAAGTACAAATCAGAGATAGAGGGATGTATCAAGAAAATCAACTATATCAATCACATAAATTGGAGGCCGtctattgatattttaaaggAAGACGGTGTTAATGTAGTCGATTCAAAGGAAATGATTTCATCTACTTGTCCTGAAAGAACAAAG ATTACGGAAAATGGAATTGTGTATACAATTTCACTGAAAGGACAGAAGACAGGATTCTATGCAGATCAGCGTGAGAGTCGTCAGTTTATATCAAGTATTTCAGATGGTCAAAAGGTTCTTGATCTTTGTTGCTATAGTGGTGGTTTTTCTCTAAATGCAGTGTGTGGAGGTGCTCTAAATGTCACTG GTGTTGACTCGTCATTGCCGGCTCTCGAGCTTGCTAAAGAAAATGTTGTACTTAACAACATTGATCCTGGAAGAATATCGTTTTTGAGAGAAGATGCAACTGAATTCATGAAGGCTGCTGTTCTTAGAGATGAATCGTGGGATATTGTCATTATTGATCCTCCTAAACTAGCACCTTCAAAAAAG GTTCTACACGGTGCATCTGGTATGTACAGAAAATTGAATTCGTTGGCCATGCAACTTACTAAAAGAGGTGGTCTTCTGATGACCTGTTCCTGTTCCGGAGCTGTGACCCAGAGTGGCATATTCCCGCGTATTCTACAG GGTGCAGCATCTATGGCAAAGAGAAAAATCACTGTTCTGAGAGATGCTGGAGCTGCCTGTGATCATCCTATTGATCCATCATACCCAGAAGGCGCATACCTAACCAACATTTTGTTGAGAGTTTCATGA
- the LOC101504427 gene encoding uncharacterized protein isoform X2 — translation MVYSGAVDRIIGRPPPKTGDIVLVSDGTEKPIGWGLYNSVSMFCVRLMQLEDEATSDSACALNMEKLLETRIDAAVELRRRLGLPSVRTNAYRLINSEGDRLSGLIVDVFGDVAVVASSAAWVEKYKSEIEGCIKKINYINHINWRPSIDILKEDGVNVVDSKEMISSTCPERTKITENGIVYTISLKGQKTGFYADQRESRQFISSISDGQKVLDLCCYSGGFSLNAVCGGALNVTGVDSSLPALELAKENVVLNNIDPGRISFLREDATEFMKAAVLRDESWDIVIIDPPKLAPSKKVLHGASGMYRKLNSLAMQLTKRGGLLMTCSCSGAVTQSGIFPRILQGAASMAKRKITVLRDAGAACDHPIDPSYPEGAYLTNILLRVS, via the exons ATGGTATACAGTGGAGCCGTCGATAGAATTATTGGGCGGCCGCCTCCTAAGACTGGAGATATTGTTCTTGTATCAGATGGGACAGAGAAACCAATAGGATGGGGCTTGTACAACTCTGTTTCTATGTTCTGTGTTCGCCTCATGCAGCTTGAAGATGAAGCTACCAG TGATTCGGCATGTGCGTTGAACATGGAGAAACTGCTTGAAACAAGAATTGATGCTGCTGTTGAATTACGTAGAAGGTTGGGTCTTCCTTCAGTCCGTACAAATGCATATCGTCTAATCAATAGTGAGGGTGACAG ATTATCAGGATTGATAGTTGATGTCTTTGGAGATGTAGCTGTAGTAGCATCATCTGCTGCTTGGGTTGAGAAGTACAAATCAGAGATAGAGGGATGTATCAAGAAAATCAACTATATCAATCACATAAATTGGAGGCCGtctattgatattttaaaggAAGACGGTGTTAATGTAGTCGATTCAAAGGAAATGATTTCATCTACTTGTCCTGAAAGAACAAAG ATTACGGAAAATGGAATTGTGTATACAATTTCACTGAAAGGACAGAAGACAGGATTCTATGCAGATCAGCGTGAGAGTCGTCAGTTTATATCAAGTATTTCAGATGGTCAAAAGGTTCTTGATCTTTGTTGCTATAGTGGTGGTTTTTCTCTAAATGCAGTGTGTGGAGGTGCTCTAAATGTCACTG GTGTTGACTCGTCATTGCCGGCTCTCGAGCTTGCTAAAGAAAATGTTGTACTTAACAACATTGATCCTGGAAGAATATCGTTTTTGAGAGAAGATGCAACTGAATTCATGAAGGCTGCTGTTCTTAGAGATGAATCGTGGGATATTGTCATTATTGATCCTCCTAAACTAGCACCTTCAAAAAAG GTTCTACACGGTGCATCTGGTATGTACAGAAAATTGAATTCGTTGGCCATGCAACTTACTAAAAGAGGTGGTCTTCTGATGACCTGTTCCTGTTCCGGAGCTGTGACCCAGAGTGGCATATTCCCGCGTATTCTACAG GGTGCAGCATCTATGGCAAAGAGAAAAATCACTGTTCTGAGAGATGCTGGAGCTGCCTGTGATCATCCTATTGATCCATCATACCCAGAAGGCGCATACCTAACCAACATTTTGTTGAGAGTTTCATGA
- the LOC101504967 gene encoding ALA-interacting subunit 3-like, which produces MATTSAGSNDTTANRRQTKRPKYSKFTQQELPACKPILTPKAVISAFLIVTVIFIPIGVASLIASRDVVEIVDRYEADCVPSNWTDKVAYIQSDADKTCKRQLHVEKHMKSPIYVYYQLDNFYQNHRRYVKSRNDEQLKDAGKGNSTSGCEPEAYVNGMPIVPCGLIAWSMFNDTYSFSRNNNNVTVNKKDISWKSDRDHKFGSDVFPKNFQNGTIIGGAHLNEKIPLSEQEDLIVWMRTAALPTFRKLYGKIEVDLEKGDVINVVLQNRYNTYSFSGKKKLVLSTTSWLGGKNDFLGIAYLSVGGLSFFLAMVFTVVYFVKPRQLGDPSYLSWNRNPAGH; this is translated from the exons ATGGCAACGACCAGCGCTGGATCCAACGATACTACTGCTAATAGAAGACAAACCAAACGACCCAAGT ACTCAAAGTTTACACAACAAGAACTTCCAGCTTGCAAGCCTATTCTTACACCAAAAGCG GTTATTTCAGCATTCTTGATTGTCACCGTCATATTCATTCCTATTGGAGTGGCTTCGCTCATTGCTTCACGAGAT GTTGTTGAAATTGTAGATAGGTATGAGGCAGATTGTGTACCGTCAAATTGGACAGACAAGGTAGCATACATTCAAAGTGATGCCGATAAAACTTGCAAAAGGCAGCTGCAT GTGGAGAAGCATATGAAGTCTCCTATCTATGTTTACTATCAGCTTGACAACTTCTACCAGAATCATCGCCG gtATGTAAAAAGCCGAAATGATGAGCAATTGAAGGATGCTGGAAAAGGAAACTCAACAAGTGGTTGTGAGCCTGAAGCTTATGTAAATGGAATGCCAATTGTACCTTGTGGTCTTATAGCTTGGAGCATGTTCAACGATACATACAGCTTCTCGCGCAACAACAATAATGTGACAGTGAACAAGAAAGATATCTCATGGAAGAGTGATAGGGATCACAAATTTGGAAGTGATGTTTTCCCTAAAAATTTCCAGAATGGTACTATTATAGGTGGTGCTCATCTCAATGAAAAAATACCG TTGAGCGAGCAGGAGGATCTTATCGTCTGGATGCGAACTGCTGCTTTGCCGACCTTCAGGAAGTTGTATGGAAAGATTGAGGTGGATCTTGAGAAAGGCGATGTGATAAATGTGGTATTGCAGAATCGCTACAACACGTATAGTTTTAGTGGCAAGAAGAAGCTTGTATTGTCAACTACTAGCTGGCTTGGTGGGAAGAATGACTTCCTTGGCATTGCTTATCTCAGTGTTGGAGGATTGAGCTTCTTTTTGGCCATGGTTTTTACTGTTGTATATTTCGTCAAGCCAAG GCAACTTGGAGATCCCTCATATTTGTCATGGAATAGGAATCCAGCAGGGCACTGA